From a region of the Brassica napus cultivar Da-Ae unplaced genomic scaffold, Da-Ae ScsIHWf_2078;HRSCAF=2729, whole genome shotgun sequence genome:
- the LOC125599968 gene encoding cinnamoyl-CoA reductase 2, giving the protein MPADGKLVCVTGAGGYIASWIVKLLLERGYTVRGTVRNPADPKNNHLRELQGAKERLTLHSADLLDYEALCATIDGCDGVFHTASPMTDDPETMLEPAVNGAKFVIDAAAKAKVKRVVFTSSIGAVYMNPNRDHQTIVDENCWSDLDFCKNTKNWYCYGKMVAEQSAWETAKVKGVDLVVLNPVLVLGPPLQSAVNASLVHILKYLTGSAKTYANLTQVYVDVRDVALGHVMVYESPSASGRYILAETALHRGEVVEILAKFFPEYPLPTKCSDEKNPRAKPYKFTTQKIKDLGLEFKPIKQSLYESVKSLQEKGHLPLPQDSNQNVIIES; this is encoded by the exons ATGCCAGCCGACGGGAAACTCGTCTGCGTCACCGGAGCCGGCGGCTACATAGCTTCTTGGATCGTTAAGTTGCTTTTGGAGAGAGGCTACACCGTACGAGGAACCGTACGGAACCCAGCTGATCCCAAGAACAACCATCTCAGAGAGCTTCAAGGAGCAAAAGAAAGACTCACTCTTCACAGTGCTGATCTTCTCGACTATGAAGCTCTATGCGCCACGATCGATGGATGTGATGGCGTTTTCCACACCGCTTCTCCAATGACCGATGACCCC gAGACAATGTTGGAGCCGGCGGTGAACGGAGCCAAGTTCGTGATCGACGCAGCGGCTAAAGCCAAGGTCAAGCGTGTTGTGTTTACGTCATCGATCGGTGCGGTTTACATGAACCCTAACCGTGACCATCAAACCATAGTCGACGAAAATTGTTGGAGTGATCTTGATTTCTGCAAGAACACaaag AATTGGTATTGCTACGGGAAGATGGTGGCGGAACAATCAGCATGGGAGACGGCGAAGGTCAAAGGTGTGGACTTAGTGGTGCTAAATCCTGTTTTAGTTCTTGGACCACCGCTCCAGTCAGCGGTCAACGCTAGTCTAGTCCATATCCTCAAGTACCTCACCGGCTCAGCCAAGACCTACGCTAATCTGACTCAGGTGTACGTGGACGTCCGTGACGTTGCACTAGGCCATGTTATGGTCTACGAATCACCTTCCGCCTCAGGCCGTTACATCCTCGCCGAGACGGCGCTTCACCGTGGGGAGGTTGTTGAGATTCTTGCTAAATTCTTCCCGGAGTATCCGCTTCCTACCAA gTGTTCAGACGAGAAGAATCCGAGGGCAAAGCCTTACAAGTTCACTACTCAAAAgataaaagacttagggttGGAGTTTAAACCCATCAAGCAATCTCTCTACGAATCTGTCAAGAGCTTGCAAGAGAAAGGgcatcttcctcttcctcaagATTCGAACCAAAACGTCATAATCGAATCCTAG
- the LOC125599967 gene encoding metal transporter Nramp1 isoform X2 yields the protein MYFEVPTKQNSPSCQSQPLNCSRDLSLLPFSCFCYTSFVLRFQGREIAMAASASERPQFISSNGGNRSFSNAPLIDNSDPNQIIVPEKKSWKNFFAYLGPGFLVSIAYIDPGNFETDLQAGAQYKYELLWIILVASCAALVIQSLAANLGVVTGKHLAEHCRAEYSKVPNFLLWVVAEIAVVACDIPEVIGTAFALNMLFSIPVWIGVLLTGLSTLMLLALQQYGVRKLEFLIAFLVFTIALCFVIELHYSKPDPGEVLHGLFVPQLKGNGATGLAISLLGAMVMPHNLFLHSALVLSRKIPRSSTGIKEACRFYLIESGLALMIAFLINVSVISVSGAVCNAPDLTPEDRAKCEDLDLNKASFLLRNVVGKWSSKLFAIALLASGQSSTITGTYAGQYVMQGFLDLRLEPWLRNFLTRCLAIIPSLIVALIGGSAGAGKLIIIASMILSFELPFALVPLLKFTSCKTKMGSHVNHMAITTLTWVIGALIMGINIYYIVSSFTKLLIHSHMKLALVIFCGILGFSGIAIYLASIAYLVFRKNRKASPLLASTNSQTVETLPRQDIVDMQLHGKAAASDLD from the exons ATGTACTTTGAGGtcccaacaaaacaaaactctcCATCTTGTCAGTCACAACCTTTGAACTGCTCTCgagatctctctctcttaccTTTTTCGTGTTTCTGCTACACTTCTTTTGTTCTGAGATTCCAAG GAAGAGAGATAGCGATGGCGGCTTCAGCATCTGAACGTCCTCAATTCATATCGAGTAACGGTGGGAACAGAAGCTTCTCCAACGCTCCACTCATCGACAACTCTGATCCTAATCAGATTATTGTCCCCGAG AAAAAGAGCTGGAAGAATTTCTTTGCATACTTAGGACCTGGGTTTCTTGTTTCAATCGCATATATTGATCCTGGAAACT TTGAGACTGATCTTCAAGCAGGAGCACAATACAAGTATGAG TTACTTTGGATCATATTGGTGGCTTCTTGTGCCGCTTTGGTGATTCAATCTCTGGCTGCAAATCTTGGTGTTGTCACAG GAAAACATTTGGCTGAGCACTGTAGAGCTGAATACTCCAAAGTTCCAAACTTTTTGCTATGGGTTGTTGCAGAAATTGCAGTAGTTGCTTGTGACATTCCAGAAG TTATTGGAACAGCTTTTGCTCTGAACATGCTCTTTAGCATACCTGTTTGGATTGGTGTTCTTCTCACAGGCTTAAGTACACTGATGCTTCTTGCACTTCAACAATACGgg GTGAGAAAGCTGGAGTTCTTGATTGCATTTCTGGTGTTCACAATTGCTCTATGCTTTGTCATTGAGCTACACTACTCAAAACCAGACCCAGGAGAAGTCCTACATGGTCTCTTTGTTCCACAACTCAAAGGAAATGGTGCAACTGGTCTTGCAATCTCTTTGCTTGGAGCCATGGTTATGCC GCACAACCTCTTCCTCCACTCTGCCTTGGTTCTCTCCAGGAAAATCCCACGTTCATCTACTGGGATCAAGGAGGCTTGCAGGTTTTACTTGATAGAAAGCGGATTGGCTCTAATGATAGCCTTTCTCATAAACGTCTCTGTGATATCAGTAAGTGGTGCTGTTTGCAATGCCCCTGACCTAACCCCCGAAGACCGTGCTAAATGTGAGGATTTGGACTTAAACAAGGCTTCGTTTCTGCTACGA AACGTGGTGGGTAAATGGAGCTCAAAGCTATTCGCCATCGCGCTTCTTGCTTCAGGGCAGAGCTCAACTATAACTGGAACTTATGCTGGGCAATACGTGATGCAAGGGTTTCTTGATCTAAGACTCGAGCCATGGCTCAGAAACTTCTTAACTAGATGTTTAGCTATTATCCCTAGTCTCATAGTTGCTCTCATCGGTGGTTCTGCTGGAGCTGGAAAGTTAATCATCATTGCCTCG ATGATCTTATCCTTTGAGCTCCCATTTGCGCTAGTTCCTCTTCTCAAGTTCACTAGCTGCAAAACCAAGATGGGTTCACATGTAAACCATATGGCG ATTACAACTTTGACTTGGGTCATTGGTGCTCTAATTATGGGGATAAACATATACTACATAGTAAGCAGTTTCACTAAGCTGCTCATCCATAGTCACATGAAGCTTGCCCTTGTCATCTTTTGTGGAATTCTTGGGTTCTCAGGCATTGCTATCTACTTGGCCTCCATAGCTTATCTTGTCTTCCGGAAAAACAGAAAAGCTAGTCCTCTTCTTGCTTCAACAAACTCACAAACAGTGGAGACACTTCCAAGACAAGACATTGTTGACATGCAGTTACATGGTAAAGCGGCTGCCTCAGATCTTGATTGA
- the LOC125599967 gene encoding metal transporter Nramp1 isoform X1 — protein MAASASERPQFISSNGGNRSFSNAPLIDNSDPNQIIVPEKKSWKNFFAYLGPGFLVSIAYIDPGNFETDLQAGAQYKYELLWIILVASCAALVIQSLAANLGVVTGKHLAEHCRAEYSKVPNFLLWVVAEIAVVACDIPEVIGTAFALNMLFSIPVWIGVLLTGLSTLMLLALQQYGVRKLEFLIAFLVFTIALCFVIELHYSKPDPGEVLHGLFVPQLKGNGATGLAISLLGAMVMPHNLFLHSALVLSRKIPRSSTGIKEACRFYLIESGLALMIAFLINVSVISVSGAVCNAPDLTPEDRAKCEDLDLNKASFLLRNVVGKWSSKLFAIALLASGQSSTITGTYAGQYVMQGFLDLRLEPWLRNFLTRCLAIIPSLIVALIGGSAGAGKLIIIASMILSFELPFALVPLLKFTSCKTKMGSHVNHMAITTLTWVIGALIMGINIYYIVSSFTKLLIHSHMKLALVIFCGILGFSGIAIYLASIAYLVFRKNRKASPLLASTNSQTVETLPRQDIVDMQLHGKAAASDLD, from the exons ATGGCGGCTTCAGCATCTGAACGTCCTCAATTCATATCGAGTAACGGTGGGAACAGAAGCTTCTCCAACGCTCCACTCATCGACAACTCTGATCCTAATCAGATTATTGTCCCCGAG AAAAAGAGCTGGAAGAATTTCTTTGCATACTTAGGACCTGGGTTTCTTGTTTCAATCGCATATATTGATCCTGGAAACT TTGAGACTGATCTTCAAGCAGGAGCACAATACAAGTATGAG TTACTTTGGATCATATTGGTGGCTTCTTGTGCCGCTTTGGTGATTCAATCTCTGGCTGCAAATCTTGGTGTTGTCACAG GAAAACATTTGGCTGAGCACTGTAGAGCTGAATACTCCAAAGTTCCAAACTTTTTGCTATGGGTTGTTGCAGAAATTGCAGTAGTTGCTTGTGACATTCCAGAAG TTATTGGAACAGCTTTTGCTCTGAACATGCTCTTTAGCATACCTGTTTGGATTGGTGTTCTTCTCACAGGCTTAAGTACACTGATGCTTCTTGCACTTCAACAATACGgg GTGAGAAAGCTGGAGTTCTTGATTGCATTTCTGGTGTTCACAATTGCTCTATGCTTTGTCATTGAGCTACACTACTCAAAACCAGACCCAGGAGAAGTCCTACATGGTCTCTTTGTTCCACAACTCAAAGGAAATGGTGCAACTGGTCTTGCAATCTCTTTGCTTGGAGCCATGGTTATGCC GCACAACCTCTTCCTCCACTCTGCCTTGGTTCTCTCCAGGAAAATCCCACGTTCATCTACTGGGATCAAGGAGGCTTGCAGGTTTTACTTGATAGAAAGCGGATTGGCTCTAATGATAGCCTTTCTCATAAACGTCTCTGTGATATCAGTAAGTGGTGCTGTTTGCAATGCCCCTGACCTAACCCCCGAAGACCGTGCTAAATGTGAGGATTTGGACTTAAACAAGGCTTCGTTTCTGCTACGA AACGTGGTGGGTAAATGGAGCTCAAAGCTATTCGCCATCGCGCTTCTTGCTTCAGGGCAGAGCTCAACTATAACTGGAACTTATGCTGGGCAATACGTGATGCAAGGGTTTCTTGATCTAAGACTCGAGCCATGGCTCAGAAACTTCTTAACTAGATGTTTAGCTATTATCCCTAGTCTCATAGTTGCTCTCATCGGTGGTTCTGCTGGAGCTGGAAAGTTAATCATCATTGCCTCG ATGATCTTATCCTTTGAGCTCCCATTTGCGCTAGTTCCTCTTCTCAAGTTCACTAGCTGCAAAACCAAGATGGGTTCACATGTAAACCATATGGCG ATTACAACTTTGACTTGGGTCATTGGTGCTCTAATTATGGGGATAAACATATACTACATAGTAAGCAGTTTCACTAAGCTGCTCATCCATAGTCACATGAAGCTTGCCCTTGTCATCTTTTGTGGAATTCTTGGGTTCTCAGGCATTGCTATCTACTTGGCCTCCATAGCTTATCTTGTCTTCCGGAAAAACAGAAAAGCTAGTCCTCTTCTTGCTTCAACAAACTCACAAACAGTGGAGACACTTCCAAGACAAGACATTGTTGACATGCAGTTACATGGTAAAGCGGCTGCCTCAGATCTTGATTGA